In Papaver somniferum cultivar HN1 chromosome 1, ASM357369v1, whole genome shotgun sequence, a genomic segment contains:
- the LOC113358595 gene encoding putative disease resistance protein RGA3 — protein MALEEIFVTGATGFMKKLVTVAAKKIGNARAVDKDLQKLKDTLEKIAAVTSDAEKKQVKEKSVQLWLRRLQDVAYDVDDLLDEISYEVMRQSQEDGNTDKVTLVSKIKFGLKMPGRIKTINQELDEIAKQKQMYQLEHSDDDFYTEQLDRMTASFVVDSYIVGREKDKSLVVKKLLMKNIPSSTSSDNYSSQEKISVISIVGMGGLGKTTLAQMVYKDNSIERSFEPRAWVCISEHFDIFLILRKILESITENRCEVSNVDVLVRKVHEEIRGMKYLLVLDDLWNESAEDWEKLKSILSVGAEGSKILVTTRKADVASIVRGTIPPYNLTALPEHECWSIIRRRAFSPGGALETPSMSDIGMDIAKKCAGLPLAANFLGSLMRSKKNEYDWLAIRDDEIFSAPETPNRVIQILKLSYDNLSSHLKQCFSYCCLFPKDWEFNRETLIRLWMAEGFIHSSNGVDRNSLEDIGNYYFLSLLSSSFFQDVQKDGLGDITSFKMHDLVHDLALSVVDSHEVTILNASETGNEVSRIRRLQLSVKEDGGGEGEIFSNVLKNAEKLRTIFFQEKSFSYTSPLRNKCLRVVNQLEPPFVDSNLRKKLETLTSRFRFKHMRYLDLSYSDLKDVHSESIHHLYHLQTLNLHLSQNVENILNQIGSLTNLRHLDLSVSDTKALPDSITRLTNLKTLDISDCWDVIALPTNIGSLQNLSSLDISSTKITDLPDSISLICSLKKLSIIACFELKALPRNFGALTQLRSLDFTATKITELPESLTSNLCKLEVVNFDRETKFPKDIKNWVELRKLIYWGKIDGVRMPRGIEKLTCIEELVPYIVSKEEDISNNPSSSIRELADLNSLRRLLIVNLENVRGGKTEAETAKLKDKQNIQELDLRWKFKDEEEEIADDAVDASMVLEGLQPHLDFEELAASAATATMVLEGLQPHHNLEELHIRGFPCLKLPKWLGSTSSLPNLVELTISGCNCGNIVGLGQLPCLRSLVLVGMNSVKCLGKEFYYQQEEEEGNKGGTADTTTTLFPSLNKLVIYGMDALEEWLVPSPPQNSFPCLEELGIRYCSNLISIPDLRLWSSTLRELEISECNKLEESIPYDLRESLTFLEILRVNGFQNLMVEEEEE, from the coding sequence ATGGCGTTGGAAGAGATCTTTGTTACCGGCGCCACAGGGTTCATGAAAAAATTGGTTACTGTTGCggccaaaaaaattggaaatgcTAGGGCTGTAGATAAAGATCTCCAAAAGCTCAAGGATACTCTGGAGAAGATCGCGGCTGTAACATCTGATGCCGAAAAGAAGCAGGTGAAAGAAAAATCCGTGCAACTCTGGTTGAGAAGGCTCCAAGACGTTGCATATGACGTTGACGACCTTTTGGATGAAATTTCTTACGAAGTTATGCGTCAATCCCAAGAAGATGGAAACACGGATAAGGTAACACTCGTATCCAAAATTAAATTCGGTTTGAAAATGCCTGGTAGAATCAAAACCATTAATCAAGAATTAGATGAAATCGCCAAGCAGAAACAAATGTATCAGTTAGAACATAGTGATGATGATTTTTATACTGAGCAACTAGACCGAATGACAGCATCCTTTGTAGTCGATTCATACATTGTAgggagagaaaaagataagtctcTAGTAGTAaaaaagttattgatgaagaataTTCCTTCATCGACATCATCTGATAATTATAGTTCACAGGAAAAAATCTCAGTCATTTCAATAGTGGGTATGGGGGGATTAGGGAAAACGACCCTCGCTCAAATGGTATACAAAGACAACTCGATAGAGAGAAGCTTTGAGCCAAGAGCATGGGTCTGTATTTCAGAGCATTTTGATATCTTTCTAATTTTAAGAAAAATTCTAGAGTCCATTACTGAAAATAGATGTGAAGTGTCTAATGTGGATGTATTGGTAAGAAAAGTTCATGAAGAGATTAGAGGGATGAAATATCTGTTGGTGTTAGATGATCTGTGGAACGAGAGCGCCGAAGACTGGGAGAAGCTCAAGAGTATATTAAGTGTTGGTGCGGAAGGTAGCAAAATTTTAGTAACTACACGCAAAGCCGATGTTGCATCTATTGTTAGAGGTACGATTCCACCTTATAATCTAACAGCCTTACCCGAACACGAATGCTGGTCTATTATCAGGAGAAGAGCTTTTTCTCCCGGTGGGGCACTCGAGACTCCAAGTATGTCAGATATAGGTATGGATATCGCGAAGAAATGTGCTGGTTTACCACTTGCAGCTAACTTTCTCGGGAGTCTTATGCGTTCGAAAAAGAACGAGTATGATTGGTTGGCGATCAGAGATGATGAAATTTTCAGTGCACCAGAAACTCCAAACAGAGTAATACAAATATTGAAATTGAGTTATGATAATTTATCCTCTCATTTGAAGCAATGCTTCTCATATTGTTGTTTATTTCCTAAAGATTGGGAATTCAACAGAGAAACATTGATTCGATTGTGGATGGCTGAAGGGTTCATTCATTCGTCTAATGGAGTTGATCGAAACTCACTCGAAGATATTGGTAATTattatttccttagtttgttgtCTAGCTCTTTCTTTCAAGATGTACAAAAGGATGGCTTAGGTGACATTACGTCGTTCAAAATGCATGATTTAGTACATGATCTTGCGTTAAGTGTCGTCGACAGTCATGAAGTTACGATTCTGAACGCAAGTGAAACGGGAAATGAGGTGTCTCGAATTCGTCGTCTACAACTATCCGTGAAAGAAGATGGAGGGGGAGAAGGAGAAATATTTTCCAATGTCttgaaaaatgcagaaaaactaagGACAATTTTTTTCCAAGAAAAAAGCTTTTCTTACACGAGTCCACTTCGTAACAAGTGTCTGCGGGTAGTAAATCAGCTTGAGCCGCCTTTTGTTGATTCTAATTTAAGAAAAAAACTAGAAACTTTAACTTCCAGATTTAGGTTTAAACACATGAGGTACCTTGACCTCAGTTATTCTGATCTTAAAGATGTTCATTCTGAGTCCATTCATCACCTCTACCATCTCCAAACTCTCAACCTTCATCTATCCCAAAATGTTGAAAACATTCTCAACCAAATCGGTTCTTTGACTAATTTGCGACATTTAGATCTCTCTGTTTCAGATACCAAAGCCTTACCTGATTCCATTACAAGGCTAACTAATCTGAAGACTCTAGATATCAGTGATTGTTGGGATGTTATTGCCTTGCCCACAAATATTGGGTCTCTTCAAAATCTATCGTCCCTTGATATTTCATCTACTAAAATTACAGACTTACCTGACTCAATTTCTCTCATCTGTAGTTTAAAAAAGTTAAGCATCATCGCTTGCTTTGAATTAAAAGCACTACCCCGTAACTTTGGAGCTTTGACACAACTAAGGTCACTTGATTTTACTGCTACTAAAATAACAGAATTGCCCGAGTCTTTGACTAGCAACCTCTGCAAATTAGAGGTAGTGAACTTTGACAGAGAAACTAAGTTTCCCAAAGATATCAAGAATTGGGTGGAACTGAGAAAACTCATTTACTGGGGAAAGATAGATGGTGTAAGAATGCCTAGAGGTATAGAAAAGCTAACTTGCATTGAAGAATTAGTCCCTTATATCGTTagcaaagaagaagatatcaGTAATAATCCAAGTTCTTCTATCCGAGAATTAGCAGATCTAAACTCCCTTCGGAGGTTACTGATTGTAAATCTTGAGAATGTGAGAGGTGGTAAAACGGAGGCAGAGACGGCAAAGTTAAAAGACAAGCAAAACATTCAAGAGCTGGATCTGCGATGGAAAttcaaagacgaagaagaagaaatcgcagATGATGCTGTCGATGCTTCTATGGTACTTGAAGGTCTCCAACCTCATCTAGATTTTGAGGAATTGGCTGCTTCTGCTGCTACTGCCACTATGGTGCTGGAAGGTCTCCAACCTCACCATAATTTGGAGGAATTGCACATCAGGGGTTTCCCCTGTTTAAAGCTTCCGAAGTGGTTGGGTTCAACTTCCTCTCTTCCTAATTTAGTGGAACTAACGATTTCTGGATGCAACTGTGGAAATATTGTTGGCCTGGGTCAGCTCCCATGCCTTCGGAGTCTTGTCCTTGTTGGTATGAATTCAGTTAAGTGTTTGGGGAAGGAGTTTTATTaccagcaagaagaagaagaaggaaacaaaGGAGGTACTgcagatacaacgacaacattatTCCCTTCCTTGAACAAATTAGTCATCTATGGGATGGATGCCTTAGAAGAATGGCTTGTACCTTCGCCACCTCAAAACTCCTTTCCTTGCCTTGAGGAATTAGGGATCCGTTACTGCAGCAATTTGATATCTATACCGGATTTACGATTATGGTCTTCTACTCTCCGAGAATTAGAAATCTCCGAGTGCAACAAGTTGGAGGAGTCAATACCTTATGATCTCAGGGAATCCCTTACCTTTCTTGAAATACTTCGTGTTAATGGTTTTCAAAATTTgatggtggaggaggaggaggagtag
- the LOC113312893 gene encoding putative disease resistance protein At3g14460, giving the protein MELGLCKKLKALPCNFGALTQLRSLDLTDTQVTELPESVTSNLCKLEIVILFRGSKFPKNIRNWVELRKLTYYDRKTDGLIMPRGIEKLTRLEVLYPFIVRKEDDVSIDTCSHNSSSSSIQELADLNSLQWLRILHLENVRGGKIEAANAKLIDKQNIQDLDLRWKSEEEEGDELAATATMVLEGLQPHPNLEKLSIYYFPGLKPPKWMSSSSCIPNLVTLKIFSSHNCGSPVGLGQLPCLKILHMFGMKSVKCLGKDFYHQQEEEGNEGFTTTLFLSLTSLYLYDMENLEEWVAPSRPDSSFPCLEHLEIKWCSNLTSIPDLRLWASSLKRLEIEGCKVKESIPYDLKKSLTFLARLYFDGF; this is encoded by the coding sequence ATGGAACTTGGCTTGTGCAAGAAATTAAAAGCACTACCCTGTAACTTTGGAGCTTTAACACAACTAAGGTCACTTGATCTGACAGATACACAAGTAACAGAACTGCCTGAGTCAGTGACTAGCAACCTGTGCAAATTAGAGATTGTGATTCTTTTCAGAGGCAGCAAGTTTCCCAAAAATATCAGGAATTGGGTGGAATTGAGAAAACTCACTTATTATGACCGAAAAACAGATGGTTTAATAATGCCAAGAGGTATAGAAAAGCTAACTCGCCTCGAAGTATTATATCCTTTCATCGTGAGGAAAGAAGATGATGTCTCCATCGATACCTGCAGTCATAATTCAAGTTCTTCTTCTATCCAAGAATTAGCAGATCTAAACTCTCTTCAGTGGTTGCGGATACTACATCTAGAGAATGTGAGAGGTGGTAAAATAGAGGCCGCGAATGCAAAGTTAATAGACAAGCAAAACATTCAAGATTTGGATCTACGATGGAaatcggaagaagaagaaggagacgaaTTGGCTGCTACTGCTACTATGGTGTTGGAAGGTCTCCAACCTCATCCTAATTTGGAGAAATTGTCTATATATTATTTCCCGGGTTTAAAGCCTCCAAAGTGGATGAGTTCATCTTCTTGTATTCCTAATTTAGTGACATTAAAGATTTTCAGCAGCCACAACTGTGGAAGTCCTGTAGGCCTGGGTCAACTCCCATGTCTTAAGATTCTACATATGTTTGGTATGAAATCAGTCAAGTGTTTGGGCAAGGATTTTTATCACCAGCAGGAAGAAGAGGGAAATGAAGGTTTCACAACAACATTATTCCTTTCGTTAACCAGCTTGTACTTGTATGATATGGAAAACTTGGAAGAATGGGTTGCACCTTCGCGGCCTGATAGTTCCTTCCCTTGCCTTGAGCATTTAGAGATCAAATGGTGCAGTAATTTGACATCTATACCAGATTTACGGTTATGGGCTTCTTCTCTCAAGCGTTTAGAAATCGAAGGGTGCAAGGTGAAGGAGTCAATTCCTTATGATCTCAAAAAATCCCTCACCTTTCTTGCAAGACTCTATTTTGATGGTTTCTAA